The following are encoded together in the Oncorhynchus masou masou isolate Uvic2021 unplaced genomic scaffold, UVic_Omas_1.1 unplaced_scaffold_2786, whole genome shotgun sequence genome:
- the LOC135533898 gene encoding fibrous sheath CABYR-binding protein-like isoform X2: MHAVQRLEDRTEESSLAPAEDILDSLEVPEAKVEEEVLSVEGEVAEAPAAEVLETEEPKPEEEAVVAAPNVTEEVVAEETPEPEEVVAEETPEPEEVVVEETPEPEEVVAEETPEPEEVVVEETPEPEEVVVEETPEPEEVVVEETPEPEEVVVEETPEPEEVVVEETPEPEEVVPVVVEEAPAAVAEEETAAAPLEATELPATVEAPEAGASAAVEAPEAGASAAVEAPEAGASAAVEAPEAGASAAVEAPETGASAAVEAPEAGASAAVEAPEAGASAAVEAPEAGASAAVEAPEAGASAAVEAPEAGASAAVEAPGASAEEGPIVEEFSPKEAAPVEEAAPVEAELPAAEEVAVVVEEAPGEEAPVEEAPVEEAPEMEEPAATKEAVETAQVSEDEALVVEAAMLAAASALDVEAVEAEAAPAEEVKEALFTSCHQCEAPASEAAPVEIVEAASVGEVEAPPAGEEEAVVESEAVEVTAEERATDWPAEVTAEERATDWPAEVTAEEEAKVEGAQSMSLMLLTAQS, from the exons ATGCACGCCGTCCAACGCCTAGAAGACCGGACTGAAGAATCCTCACTCGCTCCCGCCGAGGACATTCTAGATTCCCTGGAGGTTCCTGAAGCTAAGGTAGAGGAGGAAGTATTATCTGTGGAGGGGGAAGTGGCAGAAGCACCAGCTGCAGAAGTCTTGGAAACTGAAGAGCCCAAACCAGAAGAGGAGGCTGTTGTTGCTGCCCCTAATGTCACAGAGGAAGTGGTTGCTGAGGAGACCCCTGAGCCAGAGGAAGTGGTTGCTGAAGAGACCCCTGAGCCAGAGGAAGTGGTTGTTGAGGAGACCCCTGAGCCAGAGGAAGTGGTTGCTGAAGAGACCCCTGAGCCAGAGGAAGTGGTTGTTGAGGAGACCCCTGAGCCAGAGGAAGTGGTTGTTGAGGAGACCCCTGAGCCAGAGGAAGTGGTTGTTGAGGAGACCCCTGAGCCAGAGGAAGTGGTTGTTGAGGAGACCCCTGAGCCAGAGGAAGTGGTTGTTGAGGAGACCCCTGAGCCAGAGGAAGTAGTTCCGGTCGTCGTAGAGGAAGCTCCAGCTGCTGTTGCAGAGGAGGAGACTGCTGCGGCTCCCCTAGAGGCCACAGAGCTCCCTGCCACTGTGGAAGCACCTGAGGCTGGGGCTTCTGCCGCTGTGGAAGCACCTGAGGCTGGGGCTTCTGCCGCTGTGGAAGCACCTGAGGCTGGGGCTTCTGCCGCTGTGGAAGCACCTGAGGCTGGGGCTTCTGCCGCTGTGGAAGCACCTGAGACTGGGGCTTCTGCCGCTGTGGAAGCACCTGAGGCTGGGGCTTCTGCCGCTGTGGAAGCACCTGAGGCTGGGGCTTCTGCTGCTGTGGAAGCACCTGAGGCTGGGGCTTCTGCCGCTGTGGAAGCACCTGAGGCTGGGGCTTCTGCCGCTGTGGAAGCACCTGAGGCTGGGGCTTCTGCCGCTGTGGAAGCACCTGGGGCTTCTGCCGAGGAGGGACCAATAGTAGAGGAATTTTCCCCAAAAGAGGCTGCCCCAGTTGAAGAGGCAGCGCCAGTTGAGGCAGAGTTACCTGCAGCCGAagaggtagcagtagtagtagaggaAGCCCCAGGGGAGGAAGCCCCAGTGGAGGAAGCCCCAGTGGAGGAAGCCCCAGAAATGGAGGAACCAGCAGCGACAAAGGAGGCTGTGGAGACGGCCCAAGTGTCTGAGGATGAGGCGCTCGTCGTGGAGGCGGCGATGCTGGCAGCAGCCTCAGCCCTGGATGTCGAGGCAGTGGAGGCAGAGGCAGCCCCGGCTGAGGAAGTCAAGGAGGCCCTCTTCACTTCATGCCACCAATGTGAAGCCCCAGCTTCTGAGGCTGCCCCAGTTGAGATTGTAGAGGCTGCATCTGTGGGGGAAGTAGAGGCTCCCCCTGCTGGTGAGGAGGAGGCAGTCGTCGAGAGTGAGGCAGTGGAGGTGACCGCAGAGGAGCGCGCCACCGATTGGCCTGCTGAGGTGACCGCAGAGGAGCGCGCCACCGATTGGCCTGCTGAGGTGACCGCAGAGGAGGAAGCCAAGGTGGAAG GTGCACAGAGTATGAGCCTGATGTTACTGACAGCCCAGTCCTGA
- the LOC135533898 gene encoding fibrous sheath CABYR-binding protein-like isoform X1, with translation MHAVQRLEDRTEESSLAPAEDILDSLEVPEAKVEEEVLSVEGEVAEAPAAEVLETEEPKPEEEAVVAAPNVTEEVVAEETPEPEEVVAEETPEPEEVVVEETPEPEEVVAEETPEPEEVVVEETPEPEEVVVEETPEPEEVVVEETPEPEEVVVEETPEPEEVVVEETPEPEEVVPVVVEEAPAAVAEEETAAAPLEATELPATVEAPEAGASAAVEAPEAGASAAVEAPEAGASAAVEAPEAGASAAVEAPETGASAAVEAPEAGASAAVEAPEAGASAAVEAPEAGASAAVEAPEAGASAAVEAPEAGASAAVEAPGASAEEGPIVEEFSPKEAAPVEEAAPVEAELPAAEEVAVVVEEAPGEEAPVEEAPVEEAPEMEEPAATKEAVETAQVSEDEALVVEAAMLAAASALDVEAVEAEAAPAEEVKEALFTSCHQCEAPASEAAPVEIVEAASVGEVEAPPAGEEEAVVESEAVEVTAEERATDWPAEVTAEERATDWPAEVTAEEEAKVEGETARPVKRSCSVM, from the exons ATGCACGCCGTCCAACGCCTAGAAGACCGGACTGAAGAATCCTCACTCGCTCCCGCCGAGGACATTCTAGATTCCCTGGAGGTTCCTGAAGCTAAGGTAGAGGAGGAAGTATTATCTGTGGAGGGGGAAGTGGCAGAAGCACCAGCTGCAGAAGTCTTGGAAACTGAAGAGCCCAAACCAGAAGAGGAGGCTGTTGTTGCTGCCCCTAATGTCACAGAGGAAGTGGTTGCTGAGGAGACCCCTGAGCCAGAGGAAGTGGTTGCTGAAGAGACCCCTGAGCCAGAGGAAGTGGTTGTTGAGGAGACCCCTGAGCCAGAGGAAGTGGTTGCTGAAGAGACCCCTGAGCCAGAGGAAGTGGTTGTTGAGGAGACCCCTGAGCCAGAGGAAGTGGTTGTTGAGGAGACCCCTGAGCCAGAGGAAGTGGTTGTTGAGGAGACCCCTGAGCCAGAGGAAGTGGTTGTTGAGGAGACCCCTGAGCCAGAGGAAGTGGTTGTTGAGGAGACCCCTGAGCCAGAGGAAGTAGTTCCGGTCGTCGTAGAGGAAGCTCCAGCTGCTGTTGCAGAGGAGGAGACTGCTGCGGCTCCCCTAGAGGCCACAGAGCTCCCTGCCACTGTGGAAGCACCTGAGGCTGGGGCTTCTGCCGCTGTGGAAGCACCTGAGGCTGGGGCTTCTGCCGCTGTGGAAGCACCTGAGGCTGGGGCTTCTGCCGCTGTGGAAGCACCTGAGGCTGGGGCTTCTGCCGCTGTGGAAGCACCTGAGACTGGGGCTTCTGCCGCTGTGGAAGCACCTGAGGCTGGGGCTTCTGCCGCTGTGGAAGCACCTGAGGCTGGGGCTTCTGCTGCTGTGGAAGCACCTGAGGCTGGGGCTTCTGCCGCTGTGGAAGCACCTGAGGCTGGGGCTTCTGCCGCTGTGGAAGCACCTGAGGCTGGGGCTTCTGCCGCTGTGGAAGCACCTGGGGCTTCTGCCGAGGAGGGACCAATAGTAGAGGAATTTTCCCCAAAAGAGGCTGCCCCAGTTGAAGAGGCAGCGCCAGTTGAGGCAGAGTTACCTGCAGCCGAagaggtagcagtagtagtagaggaAGCCCCAGGGGAGGAAGCCCCAGTGGAGGAAGCCCCAGTGGAGGAAGCCCCAGAAATGGAGGAACCAGCAGCGACAAAGGAGGCTGTGGAGACGGCCCAAGTGTCTGAGGATGAGGCGCTCGTCGTGGAGGCGGCGATGCTGGCAGCAGCCTCAGCCCTGGATGTCGAGGCAGTGGAGGCAGAGGCAGCCCCGGCTGAGGAAGTCAAGGAGGCCCTCTTCACTTCATGCCACCAATGTGAAGCCCCAGCTTCTGAGGCTGCCCCAGTTGAGATTGTAGAGGCTGCATCTGTGGGGGAAGTAGAGGCTCCCCCTGCTGGTGAGGAGGAGGCAGTCGTCGAGAGTGAGGCAGTGGAGGTGACCGCAGAGGAGCGCGCCACCGATTGGCCTGCTGAGGTGACCGCAGAGGAGCGCGCCACCGATTGGCCTGCTGAGGTGACCGCAGAGGAGGAAGCCAAGGTGGAAG GAGAGACTGCCAGGCCAGTAAAGAGGTCCTGCTCAGTGATGTGA